The following proteins are co-located in the Shouchella hunanensis genome:
- a CDS encoding methionine ABC transporter ATP-binding protein yields the protein MIEFKNVSKTFSSNGQDVHALQNIQLTIEKGDIYGVIGFSGAGKSTLIRTVNLIERPTAGEIIVNNENLVSLQPRALQRAKRNIGMIFQHFNLLQSKTVFENVATPLRLVKTKKAEVKERVNELLQYVGLGDFASRYPDQLSGGQKQRVGIARALATNPAVLLCDEATSALDPETTSSILQLLKRINREYNITILMITHELGVVREICNKVAVMESGHIVEQGNVEDVLARPVHETTKKFVRSIIPDDLPEKVKQYLGQKGSDERIYKIDVTDETEQLSVFNDLVHQGLHVSLLYASMHEVRETSFGALYLSLKGNAAAQETARSYLEKHDAQVKEVTKDAGLVA from the coding sequence ATGATTGAATTTAAAAACGTGTCCAAAACGTTCTCGTCAAACGGCCAAGACGTTCACGCCTTACAAAATATTCAATTAACGATAGAAAAAGGAGATATATACGGGGTTATCGGCTTTAGTGGTGCTGGAAAAAGTACGTTGATCCGCACAGTGAATTTAATTGAACGACCAACGGCTGGAGAGATCATTGTGAACAATGAGAATCTTGTAAGCCTACAGCCTCGAGCGTTACAGCGTGCTAAGCGAAATATTGGGATGATCTTTCAACATTTTAATTTACTACAGTCTAAAACGGTATTTGAAAATGTTGCGACGCCACTTCGGTTAGTGAAAACGAAGAAAGCTGAGGTTAAAGAACGTGTCAATGAATTGTTACAGTATGTTGGATTAGGAGACTTCGCTTCTCGTTATCCGGACCAACTATCTGGAGGACAGAAGCAGCGTGTTGGCATTGCTCGTGCTCTTGCCACCAATCCTGCTGTTCTTTTATGTGATGAAGCAACGTCTGCTCTTGATCCAGAGACAACAAGCTCGATTTTGCAATTGTTAAAACGCATTAATCGAGAGTACAACATTACAATTCTAATGATCACCCATGAATTAGGCGTTGTACGAGAGATATGTAACAAAGTAGCGGTTATGGAAAGTGGACACATCGTTGAACAGGGAAACGTGGAGGATGTGTTGGCGCGACCTGTACATGAAACAACGAAGAAGTTCGTGCGCTCCATTATTCCTGATGATTTACCAGAGAAAGTGAAACAATACCTTGGGCAGAAAGGAAGCGATGAACGCATTTACAAAATAGATGTAACAGATGAAACGGAGCAATTATCTGTATTTAATGATTTAGTTCATCAAGGGTTACATGTATCACTACTGTACGCATCCATGCATGAAGTGAGAGAAACATCCTTTGGCGCTCTTTATTTAAGTTTAAAAGGAAATGCAGCTGCCCAAGAGACAGCGCGAAGCTACCTTGAGAAACATGATGCTCAGGTGAAGGAGGTAACGAAAGATGCTGGATTGGTTGCCTGA
- a CDS encoding MetQ/NlpA family ABC transporter substrate-binding protein, protein MKKFHQALLFAGAVTFTLTACGNDTNSLADAGESYSPENPVHVKVGITGTDSPEWDEISEIAAEEGIELEIVRFSDYTQPNQALADGSIDINAFQTVSFFDNFKEEHNLDLTAIGSTVLAPMGLYSDKYESVEDIPDGADITIDKEVTNQARNLMLLAEAGLIELEDDFGVTSGLNQIKANPKNLNLTEIAPATAPRIMQDVDAAVINNGFAVDAGLSPTDDAIYREDETATPYINIIAAQTEEQDNPVLLRLVELYQSEEIEQLIIEEHKGARIPTFISLEELNSYPK, encoded by the coding sequence ATGAAAAAATTTCACCAAGCACTACTATTCGCTGGAGCTGTAACGTTTACGTTAACAGCATGTGGGAACGATACAAATTCTTTAGCTGATGCAGGAGAATCATACAGCCCAGAAAATCCTGTTCATGTCAAAGTGGGCATTACAGGCACTGATTCACCTGAGTGGGATGAAATTTCTGAAATAGCAGCAGAGGAAGGCATTGAATTAGAAATTGTTCGTTTTAGTGACTATACGCAACCGAACCAAGCATTGGCAGACGGGTCAATTGATATTAATGCCTTTCAAACCGTTTCATTCTTCGATAATTTCAAAGAAGAACATAACTTAGACCTTACGGCAATTGGATCGACTGTTCTTGCACCAATGGGATTGTATTCCGATAAATACGAAAGTGTCGAGGATATTCCAGATGGAGCAGATATTACCATTGATAAAGAAGTAACCAATCAAGCGCGTAACTTAATGTTGTTAGCAGAGGCGGGTTTGATTGAGCTAGAGGACGATTTTGGTGTGACAAGCGGACTAAACCAAATTAAAGCGAACCCGAAAAACTTAAATTTAACGGAAATTGCCCCGGCTACAGCACCTCGTATTATGCAGGATGTGGACGCAGCGGTTATTAACAATGGCTTTGCAGTTGATGCAGGTTTAAGTCCTACCGATGATGCTATTTATAGAGAAGATGAAACGGCAACACCGTATATTAATATCATAGCAGCGCAAACCGAAGAGCAAGATAACCCTGTATTATTACGCCTCGTTGAATTGTATCAATCTGAAGAAATTGAACAGTTGATTATTGAAGAGCATAAAGGAGCACGAATCCCAACGTTTATTTCATTAGAAGAATTGAACAGCTATCCAAAATAA
- a CDS encoding STAS domain-containing protein, which translates to MSLYEFLKENTWNLTEQWYADLDKTKDGVYGSNDPVKIERLKKQNYAFHELFCELFREDYNAEHNKAFEQWIVSIAKDQAHLATPIPEIIEEFLNVQGQYMQLIKNYIAEKNDTVSFAQYERWIDILVKGFKEIVIAFSRNNMEYADQQLRAQQEMITELSSPVIKLRRTIALLPLVGEIDTHRAQVIFTQTLEECVSTDIHSLLIDLSGVPVVDTMVANQLFSLIDGLKLVGTKASLSGVRPEIAQTSVQLGIDFSTTKIYSTIEQALDELLHAVPHY; encoded by the coding sequence ATGTCATTATATGAATTTTTAAAGGAAAATACGTGGAATTTAACCGAACAGTGGTATGCGGATCTCGACAAAACAAAAGATGGGGTTTACGGTTCAAATGACCCAGTTAAAATTGAACGGTTAAAGAAACAAAATTATGCGTTTCACGAATTGTTTTGTGAACTCTTTCGTGAAGATTATAACGCCGAGCATAATAAAGCGTTCGAACAATGGATTGTATCTATTGCCAAGGATCAAGCTCATTTAGCGACACCTATTCCCGAGATCATTGAAGAATTTTTAAATGTCCAAGGTCAATACATGCAACTGATCAAAAACTACATTGCGGAGAAAAATGATACGGTATCCTTTGCTCAGTATGAGCGGTGGATAGACATTCTCGTAAAAGGGTTTAAAGAGATCGTCATTGCATTTAGTCGTAACAATATGGAATATGCTGACCAGCAGTTACGAGCACAACAAGAAATGATTACAGAATTAAGCTCACCAGTCATTAAACTTCGACGCACCATTGCTTTGTTACCTTTAGTAGGTGAAATTGATACACATCGTGCGCAAGTCATCTTCACACAAACATTGGAAGAATGTGTTTCAACGGATATTCATTCACTACTAATTGATTTATCTGGTGTTCCCGTTGTTGATACAATGGTTGCCAATCAGCTCTTCTCACTCATTGACGGTTTAAAATTAGTTGGTACCAAAGCGTCCTTATCTGGTGTACGACCGGAAATCGCTCAAACATCGGTCCAGCTCGGTATTGATTTTTCAACAACTAAAATTTATTCTACTATTGAACAAGCATTAGATGAATTGCTTCATGCAGTTCCGCACTATTAA
- a CDS encoding methionine ABC transporter permease, translated as MLDWLPEAIRPEITSDILTQALFETIYMVAWSLLFSALLGVVLGVILVVTRPRHIMENRFIYNLINPVINVLRSIPFIILLVAIIPITRFFVGTAYGTTAAIVPLVFYAGPYIARLIENSLLEIEPGIIEAADSMGASKWQIIFKFLVPEAMGSLILSMTTATIGLLGATAMAGAIGAGGIGEVAISYGYNRFDDGTMFITVLLLIIMVQGLQTIGNIASKKVRRR; from the coding sequence ATGCTGGATTGGTTGCCTGAAGCAATACGCCCAGAAATTACAAGTGATATTTTGACACAAGCTCTATTTGAAACGATTTATATGGTGGCTTGGTCTTTACTCTTTTCCGCTTTGCTAGGTGTTGTATTAGGCGTCATTCTTGTTGTAACAAGACCTCGACATATTATGGAAAACCGATTTATTTACAATTTAATTAACCCTGTCATCAATGTTCTACGGTCTATACCGTTTATTATTTTACTTGTTGCCATTATCCCGATTACTCGTTTTTTCGTTGGTACAGCGTATGGAACGACGGCGGCAATTGTTCCGCTTGTCTTTTATGCAGGGCCATACATTGCTCGTTTAATTGAGAACTCTCTATTAGAAATCGAACCGGGCATTATAGAAGCGGCAGACTCCATGGGTGCTTCTAAATGGCAAATCATCTTTAAGTTTCTCGTACCTGAAGCCATGGGTTCACTTATTCTTAGTATGACCACAGCAACAATTGGTCTTCTAGGTGCGACGGCTATGGCAGGAGCAATTGGTGCAGGAGGCATTGGTGAAGTAGCGATTTCTTACGGATACAATCGATTTGATGATGGAACGATGTTTATTACGGTGCTTTTATTAATTATTATGGTGCAAGGCTTACAAACAATTGGAAATATCGCTTCAAAGAAAGTTAGACGACGATAG
- a CDS encoding phosphotransferase family protein, with translation MLPTRIMEAFELDSARLEEVEDSKSSTVVRCELTNGETVFVKIPYSSIKFEREREAYDILQGNVRTPSLLATCEGDDAYSGALLLSKLEGISLAQQKPSPNVAYEVGILQGNMHNVAPPDKTVLKGIDNEFPNWTGFVERQFYSFAEDVKEVIEASLYKKAILHFEKLKEQLPAPDGPSFVHMDFRAANILVDDRGIAGVLDFESVRFGSTEIDFTKLYRDYLSKDTALLNAFQEGYKTVRPMINLELVLSFYQFVDAFNSIGWSKRRGLEEHFDFYKENAERLKGFVL, from the coding sequence ATGCTACCTACTAGAATAATGGAAGCGTTTGAATTGGATAGTGCAAGGCTAGAAGAAGTTGAAGACTCAAAAAGCTCAACTGTTGTTCGATGTGAATTGACGAACGGGGAGACTGTATTTGTGAAAATTCCCTATTCATCGATCAAGTTTGAACGAGAGCGAGAGGCGTATGACATTTTGCAGGGCAATGTACGAACACCAAGCTTGCTTGCAACGTGTGAAGGGGATGATGCGTATTCAGGTGCATTACTGTTATCTAAATTAGAAGGCATTTCCTTGGCTCAACAGAAGCCATCACCTAATGTAGCGTATGAAGTCGGCATTTTGCAAGGGAATATGCATAACGTAGCCCCACCAGATAAGACGGTACTCAAAGGAATTGATAATGAGTTTCCTAATTGGACAGGATTTGTTGAACGGCAGTTTTATAGTTTTGCAGAAGATGTAAAAGAAGTTATTGAAGCATCGCTATACAAAAAAGCCATTTTACACTTTGAAAAGCTTAAAGAGCAATTACCTGCACCAGACGGTCCAAGCTTCGTCCATATGGATTTTCGTGCGGCGAACATTCTTGTGGACGATAGAGGCATTGCTGGAGTACTTGATTTTGAAAGCGTCCGCTTTGGATCAACGGAAATTGATTTCACTAAGTTGTATCGAGATTACTTGAGTAAAGATACCGCGCTACTCAATGCATTTCAAGAAGGGTATAAAACGGTACGACCAATGATCAATCTGGAGCTCGTTCTCTCCTTCTATCAATTTGTCGATGCATTTAATAGTATTGGTTGGAGCAAGCGGCGTGGTCTAGAAGAACATTTCGATTTTTACAAAGAAAATGCAGAAAGATTAAAAGGATTTGTCTTGTAG